TACACTGCGTGGAATCACACCGATTAACGATATAATCGCTTCATTATTCAGCAACTGATCTACGGAAGGTAGCATGCTAAAAATTTTTCCCTTATTCATCAATGACACACTCCTAAAAGTAATATGTACTTATTCAAACCTCTAAATTTTTATAGCGTCCAATAACATTTAAATTATACCATATTTTTCATTATAATATACTAATTTAAAGCATATCGCAGATCCTTTCAATATTTTTCTGGCTCTCAATAATTCTGCTTTAAAAATTTTGTAATAAATATTAAAAGTTTTTTATAAATAACTGTTTTAATTTTCTCATTATTATGATAACATGTATTTAAATTAAAAATGTATTAGATATTTGTAACAACCATTTATTATTTCCGTAACATTTATTTCTTATTTATGTAAAATACATTGGCGCTGAGGGGGAGGATATCCTTAAGGATGATATTATTCAGAATTTAAAGAATTATCTTTTAAGTCTAAATAGTTTAGGAAATTAATATAGACTCGATATTATATTTTGATTTTATTTATGAAAGTAAATGGTTCATCACATTATATCATGCATTTTTAATGATAATATCCTAATTATAACAAAGGGGGATTTTAATGTTTGCATTATTAAATACAATAGGAGAAATTAACGGAATTATTAATGATTTCGTTTGGGGTCCTTATATGTTAGTGTTAGTTGTTGGAACTGGTCTCTTATTTACTTTTAGAAGTGGATTCTTCCAAATTAGAAAATTTGGCTATACAATGAAAAATACCGTCGTAAAAATGTTTGACAAAACAGAGGTTGGCGAAAATGAAATTACGCCTTTCCAAGCTGTTTCCACAGCTTTAGCAGCTACAGTAGGTACTGGTAATATCGCTGGTGTTGCTACAGCTATCTCTCTTGGTGGTCCTGGTGCCTTATTCTGGATGTGGTTTGCAGCTTTCTTCGGTATGATGACAAAGTTTGCTGAGGTAGTTCTTGCAATCCAATACCGTGAGAAAAATGCTGAAGGTGCTTGGGTTGGAGGACCTATGTACTATATTAAAAATGGTCTAAACATGAAATGGTTGGCTACTGTGTTTGCAGCATTAACTGCAATTGCTGGTTTTGGAATTGGTAATATGACTCAATCCAACTCTATTGCTTCTGCTCTTAGCGATACATTCTCTGTTCCGCCAATGGTTACAGGTGCTTTGCTAGCAGTTGCTACTGGACTAATTATCTTCGGTGGATTAAAGCGTATTGCTTCTGTTACTGAAATGCTTGTTCCTTTCATGGCTGCATTCTATATTGTTGGTGGTTTAGTAGTTGTACTTGCAAATGCAAGTCAAATTCCAGCTGCATTTGCAGAAATCTTCAGTAGTGCTTTCTCTGGTAGAGCTGCTGTTGGTGGTTTTGCAGGTTCAACAGTTATGGCAGCAATGAGATTCGGGGTTGCCCGTGGCGTATTTACAAACGAGGCTGGTCTTGGTTCTGCGCCAATCGCCCATGCGACTGCTAAAACAGACCACCCTGTACAACAAGGCCTATGGGGAGTTTTCGAAGTATTTATTGATACAATTGTAATCGCAAGTATTACAGGTCTAGCGATTTTAACTACTGGCGTATGGCAAGGAGGCGCAACTGGTGCT
Above is a genomic segment from Alkaliphilus oremlandii OhILAs containing:
- a CDS encoding alanine/glycine:cation symporter family protein, whose product is MFALLNTIGEINGIINDFVWGPYMLVLVVGTGLLFTFRSGFFQIRKFGYTMKNTVVKMFDKTEVGENEITPFQAVSTALAATVGTGNIAGVATAISLGGPGALFWMWFAAFFGMMTKFAEVVLAIQYREKNAEGAWVGGPMYYIKNGLNMKWLATVFAALTAIAGFGIGNMTQSNSIASALSDTFSVPPMVTGALLAVATGLIIFGGLKRIASVTEMLVPFMAAFYIVGGLVVVLANASQIPAAFAEIFSSAFSGRAAVGGFAGSTVMAAMRFGVARGVFTNEAGLGSAPIAHATAKTDHPVQQGLWGVFEVFIDTIVIASITGLAILTTGVWQGGATGASLTIAAFNSVIPFGGAIVAIGILLFAFSTILGWSFYGEKAMEYLFGLGAVKFYRMLWVPLVFIGCISSLDLVWGIADTLNGLMMIPNLVGLLALSGVVIKLTKEYFSGKATSK